A section of the Methanobrevibacter arboriphilus JCM 13429 = DSM 1125 genome encodes:
- a CDS encoding endonuclease III domain-containing protein yields MKELNNLYTLRVFEDRDPYRVLIRTILSQRTKDANTDKATNQLFSKYKDIHEVADAPIEDIEKLVKSAGFFRVKANRIKEVSHIILDYYGGIVPNNMKELLELPGVGRKTANCVLVFAFQEPAIPVDTHVHRIPNRWGIVNTKTPEKTEEELMKIVPKNLWIEMNDLIVQFGQTICRPINPLCDQCPISDLCEYYHS; encoded by the coding sequence ATGAAAGAGCTTAATAATTTATATACTCTTCGTGTTTTTGAAGATAGGGATCCATATAGGGTTTTAATCAGAACAATTCTTTCTCAAAGAACAAAAGATGCAAATACTGATAAAGCTACAAATCAACTTTTTTCTAAATATAAAGATATTCATGAAGTTGCTGATGCTCCAATAGAAGATATTGAAAAGCTTGTTAAAAGTGCAGGTTTTTTTAGAGTTAAGGCTAATAGAATAAAAGAAGTTTCACATATTATATTAGATTATTATGGTGGAATAGTTCCAAATAATATGAAAGAACTTCTTGAACTTCCAGGTGTTGGTAGAAAAACAGCTAATTGTGTACTTGTTTTTGCATTTCAAGAACCAGCTATTCCTGTAGATACTCATGTTCATAGAATACCTAATAGGTGGGGAATTGTTAATACTAAAACTCCTGAAAAGACAGAAGAAGAATTAATGAAAATTGTTCCAAAAAATCTTTGGATTGAAATGAATGATTTAATTGTTCAATTTGGTCAGACAATTTGTAGACCTATTAATCCATTGTGTGATCAGTGTCCAATTTCTGATTTATGTGAATACTATCATTCTTAA
- a CDS encoding MATE family efflux transporter, with protein sequence MKNKLTNTYLISKSFKSYIFVSIMGLISATIGMVIDGLFVGNLIGIKGMAAYGIASPFFIFLAAISTIFANGGTILSSNYIGREEKDKVNLSFTLTCFIAAVTSIVIMFLSPFYVEWLSVILGAKGNLIPLTADYILGFTIGTFSLVFSQVLFSYTRLDNSPNLGLISVLIATIINAVLDFVFTAIFGWGMFGIGVATTIGYFFAVISLLTHFFSKKNNLHLIRFNSFKEVINILRIGLPSALNRVFTMVRTIITNYLAILIGGTIIMGALSIQSNVNQLLSSVAMGIGMTTMLLGGVFYGEEDKRSLKDLLTISLKWGLLIIIMISILVIIFAPFIVAAFGSNPEILPVATHSLRLFALSLPPSLIGVIFLNFYSSINNIYMANYIAFAHSLLFISLFACILTPFIGANGIWLCFFLGETTTILGLFILIKFKSGKWPRTATDFLMLDNDFESNIKDSFEISLENDMDQVIELSNRVQSFVDKYPNHEDKLFKVSLCVEEMVGNIVKHGFDSSKTHYIDIRIILVENDVIFRIRDDGKQFNPIEYGNKDNSSENALGIAMVRKIAKNMEYRSTIGLNNLTITI encoded by the coding sequence ATGAAAAATAAACTAACTAATACCTATTTAATTTCAAAATCATTCAAATCATATATTTTTGTTTCAATTATGGGCTTAATTTCTGCTACAATTGGAATGGTCATCGATGGACTATTCGTAGGAAATTTAATTGGAATTAAGGGAATGGCTGCTTATGGGATTGCATCTCCTTTTTTTATATTTTTAGCAGCAATATCTACTATTTTTGCAAATGGTGGAACTATTTTATCTTCTAATTATATTGGAAGAGAAGAAAAAGATAAAGTTAATCTCAGTTTTACTTTAACTTGTTTTATCGCAGCAGTGACTTCAATAGTAATAATGTTTTTATCTCCTTTTTATGTTGAATGGTTATCTGTTATTTTAGGAGCTAAAGGAAATTTAATCCCACTAACTGCTGATTATATATTAGGTTTTACTATTGGTACTTTTTCATTAGTTTTTTCCCAAGTATTATTTTCATATACTAGATTGGACAATTCTCCGAATTTAGGTCTTATTTCTGTATTGATAGCGACAATTATTAATGCAGTTTTAGATTTTGTATTTACAGCTATTTTTGGATGGGGAATGTTTGGAATTGGAGTTGCAACGACTATTGGCTACTTTTTTGCAGTAATTTCCTTGTTAACTCATTTCTTTTCTAAAAAAAATAATTTACATTTGATAAGATTCAACAGCTTTAAAGAAGTTATTAATATATTGAGGATAGGATTACCTTCAGCATTAAATAGGGTATTCACAATGGTTCGAACCATTATTACAAATTATTTAGCTATATTAATTGGCGGCACTATTATTATGGGTGCTTTATCTATACAATCTAATGTTAATCAGCTTTTAAGTTCAGTAGCTATGGGAATTGGAATGACAACTATGTTGCTTGGAGGCGTTTTCTATGGTGAAGAAGATAAAAGATCTCTTAAAGACCTTTTAACGATTTCTTTAAAATGGGGTTTATTAATTATAATAATGATTTCGATTTTAGTAATTATATTTGCTCCATTTATAGTGGCTGCTTTTGGTTCTAATCCTGAAATTTTACCAGTAGCAACACATTCTCTTAGGTTGTTTGCCTTATCACTCCCACCTTCATTAATTGGTGTTATTTTCTTAAATTTTTATAGCTCAATAAACAATATTTATATGGCAAACTACATTGCATTTGCTCATAGTTTACTATTTATTTCTTTATTTGCATGCATTTTAACTCCATTTATTGGAGCTAATGGTATTTGGCTTTGTTTCTTTTTAGGAGAAACGACTACTATATTAGGTCTTTTTATATTAATTAAATTTAAATCAGGAAAATGGCCAAGAACAGCAACTGATTTTTTAATGTTGGATAATGACTTTGAAAGCAATATTAAAGATAGTTTTGAAATTTCTCTCGAAAATGATATGGATCAAGTAATAGAATTATCTAATAGAGTTCAATCATTTGTAGATAAATATCCCAATCATGAGGATAAATTATTTAAAGTATCATTGTGTGTTGAAGAGATGGTTGGAAACATTGTAAAACATGGTTTTGATTCATCAAAAACTCATTATATAGATATTAGAATTATTTTAGTAGAAAATGATGTTATTTTCCGTATTAGGGATGATGGTAAACAGTTTAATCCAATAGAATATGGAAATAAAGATAATAGCTCTGAAAATGCTCTGGGTATAGCTATGGTAAGAAAAATTGCTAAAAATATGGAATACAGAAGTACAATTGGATTAAATAACTTGACTATAACGATATAA
- a CDS encoding GH3 auxin-responsive promoter family protein, with the protein MDISKLTPAGQKNLNDISEGKSIYENLLIMTNNPMEHNEKFLMQLLEDNKNTVYGKKYGFGKIKSISDYQSKVPITEYDDYIEYIIPMSEDGVKNLITSYEVDHYSKSSGTLGNPKKIPLSVNAQKIMYEYTLLYTMAMISSEIGINWVDSRALNLVELSIETLKSGATYGALSAKFMLNFKEVLPLIYTSPFEAFFPEIDTNTRYLHSRFALMDKNINMGQAAFYNFFLEIIRYIESNWELLVRDIENGTIDESIKMSNEVRKKVLEKINPLPDRANEFREIFKDGFDKPIIPIIWPNMSFLVGIGTGGFSNYTKKIREIYGGNNFKFCLMGLSASEGNFSVPYELENPNSLLLPDSIFYEFRPVHDDNMDNILTLDQLKEGEDYELIITNLSGFYRYRMQDVIRVTGKYNNMPTIQFLYRLNQTVNLAGEKTTEMVLSNTLQRAEEKFNFDLVEFSIYPDSDASPPKYVFLIEALNIPENVKKEDIKNFIEEDLSKSNPSFGDKIKKRILGKIELDYLQEETHLLYRDLMIMKGISSAQLKPPRVIVNEVQRKFFFALTE; encoded by the coding sequence ATGGATATTTCAAAATTAACACCAGCAGGACAAAAAAACTTAAATGATATTTCTGAAGGAAAATCTATTTATGAAAATCTTTTGATAATGACTAATAATCCAATGGAACATAATGAAAAGTTTTTAATGCAATTATTAGAAGATAATAAAAATACAGTTTATGGAAAGAAATATGGTTTTGGAAAAATTAAATCTATTTCAGACTACCAATCAAAAGTTCCAATAACAGAATATGATGATTATATTGAGTATATAATCCCTATGAGTGAAGATGGAGTTAAAAATTTAATAACTTCTTATGAAGTAGATCATTATTCAAAATCATCCGGAACATTAGGAAATCCAAAAAAAATCCCACTATCTGTCAATGCACAAAAAATAATGTATGAATACACACTTTTATATACTATGGCAATGATTTCAAGTGAAATAGGCATAAATTGGGTTGATAGTCGTGCATTGAATCTAGTTGAACTATCTATTGAAACATTAAAGTCCGGTGCAACATATGGGGCATTGTCTGCAAAATTTATGTTAAATTTTAAAGAAGTTTTACCACTAATTTATACTTCTCCTTTTGAGGCTTTTTTTCCAGAAATTGATACAAATACCAGATATCTCCATTCTCGTTTTGCATTAATGGATAAAAATATTAATATGGGTCAAGCTGCATTTTATAATTTCTTTTTAGAGATAATTAGATATATAGAAAGTAATTGGGAACTTTTAGTTAGGGACATTGAAAATGGCACTATTGATGAAAGTATAAAAATGTCTAATGAAGTTAGAAAAAAAGTTTTAGAAAAAATTAATCCTTTACCTGATAGGGCTAATGAGTTTCGTGAAATTTTTAAAGATGGATTTGATAAACCAATTATTCCAATCATATGGCCAAATATGTCTTTTTTAGTTGGAATTGGTACTGGTGGATTTTCAAACTACACTAAAAAAATAAGAGAAATTTATGGAGGTAATAATTTTAAATTCTGTTTAATGGGATTATCTGCTTCTGAAGGGAATTTTTCAGTTCCTTATGAATTAGAAAATCCTAACTCACTTTTACTTCCTGATAGTATTTTTTATGAATTTAGACCAGTCCATGATGATAATATGGATAATATTTTAACATTAGATCAATTAAAAGAAGGAGAAGACTATGAACTTATTATAACAAATCTTTCAGGTTTTTATAGATATAGAATGCAAGATGTTATTCGTGTAACAGGCAAGTATAATAATATGCCAACAATCCAGTTCTTATATAGACTTAATCAAACAGTTAACTTAGCTGGAGAAAAAACTACAGAAATGGTTTTAAGTAATACTCTTCAAAGAGCTGAGGAAAAATTCAATTTTGACTTAGTAGAATTTTCTATATATCCTGATTCCGATGCAAGTCCTCCAAAATATGTATTTTTAATTGAAGCATTGAATATTCCTGAAAATGTTAAAAAAGAGGATATAAAAAATTTTATTGAGGAAGATCTTTCAAAATCAAACCCATCTTTTGGTGATAAGATTAAAAAAAGGATTTTAGGAAAAATAGAGCTAGATTATTTACAAGAGGAAACTCATTTGTTATATCGTGATTTAATGATAATGAAGGGTATTTCTTCAGCACAATTAAAACCTCCTCGTGTTATAGTTAATGAAGTTCAGAGAAAATTCTTCTTTGCATTGACTGAATAA
- a CDS encoding GH3 family domain-containing protein — protein sequence MVSYIDIISKRNESIPNVLSELNNNLLYLSFKEFLNDPWIIQKKTLKDIVKCAESSEFGKKHSFESIESIEDYRKNVSISEYLDYTPYIEKMKKGKKDVLFNGKTDSFVVSSGTTGKMKYFPDSRNGVLSKNLIMKLRSIQLSLMCPELLESSSNILGITNSSNYGKTEGGIPVMAASGQGINTYVDEEHDNNDNNNCDSDNGFDKNNFKDNNEDKRGEKDKILDIKMMLPQELISAKDIGSDDMNYLMALFALSEENLNCVVCNNLAHFNFLLKQIKNNTEKMINDLDKKTLSVDIDNDLKNLLLSKLPENKDRVKKLRKIYSKDFSLPLKDIWPCFTAVGCWLSSSVGRVAFDMRKDLPKNIKYLEWGYGASEGKFNVPFEVNVSGGPVVPFSCFFEFLTLDKKRVLTLNEVEENNFYELIITTYSGLYRYNIHDIVSINGKTFKTPNIEFECKSNENIICNGTKFYVNTFNNIIKKIEKETNEFVSFFQLFIKNNRISFIIEPKNENFDIGTFKNILMKNLDKINIKLENVYIMKKGYRDSLFVKEVCPGKTITSTKLSTILDKKLDEDFIREII from the coding sequence TTGGTTAGCTACATTGATATTATTTCTAAAAGAAATGAAAGTATTCCTAATGTTTTATCTGAGTTAAATAATAATTTATTATATTTATCTTTTAAAGAATTTTTAAATGATCCTTGGATTATTCAAAAAAAAACTCTAAAAGATATTGTTAAATGTGCAGAATCAAGTGAATTTGGGAAAAAACATTCTTTTGAATCCATAGAATCAATTGAAGATTATAGAAAAAATGTTTCGATTTCAGAATATCTTGATTATACTCCCTATATTGAAAAAATGAAGAAAGGTAAAAAGGATGTTCTTTTTAATGGTAAAACAGATTCTTTTGTTGTATCTTCTGGTACTACAGGTAAAATGAAATATTTCCCTGATAGTAGAAATGGAGTTTTATCTAAAAATTTAATTATGAAATTAAGATCAATCCAGCTATCACTAATGTGCCCTGAATTATTAGAAAGTAGTTCTAATATTCTTGGTATCACTAACTCATCAAATTATGGTAAAACTGAAGGGGGGATTCCTGTTATGGCTGCTTCAGGCCAAGGAATAAATACATATGTCGATGAAGAACATGATAATAATGATAATAATAATTGTGATAGTGATAATGGTTTTGATAAAAATAATTTTAAAGATAATAATGAAGATAAAAGAGGAGAAAAAGACAAAATTTTAGATATTAAGATGATGCTGCCTCAAGAATTAATTTCTGCAAAAGATATTGGTTCAGATGATATGAATTATTTAATGGCACTTTTTGCATTATCAGAAGAAAATCTTAACTGTGTTGTTTGTAATAATTTAGCTCATTTTAATTTTTTACTAAAACAAATTAAAAATAATACTGAAAAGATGATTAATGATTTAGATAAAAAAACACTTTCTGTAGATATTGATAATGATTTAAAAAATCTTCTTTTATCAAAACTTCCAGAAAATAAAGATAGAGTAAAAAAATTAAGAAAAATATATTCAAAAGATTTTTCTCTTCCTTTAAAAGATATTTGGCCTTGTTTTACCGCAGTTGGATGTTGGTTATCTTCAAGTGTGGGGCGTGTAGCTTTTGATATGCGAAAAGATCTTCCAAAAAATATTAAATATCTAGAATGGGGGTATGGTGCTAGTGAAGGAAAATTTAATGTACCTTTCGAGGTTAATGTTTCTGGAGGACCAGTAGTTCCTTTTTCATGTTTTTTCGAGTTTTTAACACTTGATAAAAAAAGAGTTTTAACTTTAAATGAAGTTGAGGAAAATAATTTCTATGAACTAATTATTACAACTTATTCTGGTCTATATCGTTATAATATTCATGATATTGTTTCTATAAATGGTAAAACTTTTAAAACTCCTAATATAGAATTTGAATGCAAATCTAATGAAAATATCATTTGTAATGGCACTAAATTTTATGTTAACACATTTAATAATATTATTAAAAAGATTGAAAAGGAAACTAATGAATTTGTTAGCTTTTTCCAATTGTTTATTAAAAATAATAGAATATCATTCATCATAGAACCAAAAAATGAAAATTTTGATATAGGCACTTTTAAGAATATTTTAATGAAAAATTTAGATAAAATTAATATTAAGCTAGAAAATGTATATATTATGAAAAAAGGATATAGGGATAGTCTTTTTGTAAAAGAAGTTTGTCCTGGAAAAACTATTACTTCAACTAAATTATCTACAATTCTTGATAAAAAATTGGACGAAGATTTTATAAGGGAAATAATATAA
- a CDS encoding heavy metal-binding domain-containing protein, whose amino-acid sequence MMEETREEALENLIKQANELDANVLFSVKFDSNK is encoded by the coding sequence ATGATGGAAGAAACTCGTGAAGAAGCTCTTGAGAATTTAATAAAACAGGCTAATGAATTAGATGCAAATGTATTATTTTCTGTTAAATTTGATTCTAATAAATAA
- the aroA gene encoding 3-phosphoshikimate 1-carboxyvinyltransferase, which yields MILKVKKVSDVGGIVKAPPSKSYTHRAIIIASFAEGTSCLYDPLSSEDTLASVNACRNFGADINTSNFNSLGNNPNSDSYWEIKGIGKGNIENLSNTPIDLKNSGTTLRIMTSLAGLSKNKTIFTGDESLKTRPMDMLLEALKPLGVDAKSILKNGKPPIEVRPGFIGGKTSIDGNVSSQFISSLLIAGTISEKGINLEVKGDFISKSYVAMTLDVMEKFGVEIETDLFTKHENCDLIDKKCSSTFFSIKPQKFTGIDYVVEGDYSSASYLLGAVAILGGKITVKNLFKNSKQGDKLILEILEKMGSKITSDSDSVTLTSDGNLNGIEIDLHNAPDLLPTVSALSALANSNTLITGVKHARYKETDRIAKCAEELSKLGCNIKENEDGMEIISGVNLEKSISNKVTSHNDHRLAMAFSLIGLKHEIFIEKGDVFNVSFPNYIESMGEIGIEIDLLEDECI from the coding sequence ATGATTTTAAAAGTAAAAAAAGTTTCAGATGTTGGAGGAATTGTTAAAGCACCTCCTTCTAAAAGTTATACTCATAGGGCTATAATCATAGCTTCTTTTGCTGAAGGTACTTCTTGTTTATATGACCCTCTTTCTTCAGAGGATACTCTTGCTTCAGTTAATGCTTGTAGAAATTTTGGTGCAGATATAAATACGTCTAACTTTAATTCTCTTGGAAATAATCCTAATTCAGATAGCTATTGGGAAATTAAAGGGATTGGTAAGGGAAATATTGAAAATCTTTCCAATACTCCAATTGATTTGAAAAATTCTGGAACTACTCTTAGAATAATGACTTCTTTAGCTGGTCTATCTAAAAATAAAACAATATTTACTGGTGATGAATCTCTTAAAACACGTCCTATGGATATGCTTCTTGAAGCTTTAAAACCATTAGGAGTTGATGCAAAATCCATCCTTAAAAACGGAAAACCTCCTATTGAAGTACGTCCTGGTTTTATTGGTGGAAAAACATCTATTGATGGCAACGTTAGCTCTCAATTTATTTCTTCTCTTTTAATTGCAGGGACTATCTCTGAAAAAGGCATTAATCTTGAAGTTAAAGGAGATTTTATATCAAAATCATATGTAGCTATGACCTTGGATGTTATGGAGAAGTTTGGAGTTGAAATTGAAACAGACCTTTTTACTAAGCATGAAAATTGTGATCTTATTGATAAAAAATGTTCATCAACCTTTTTTTCTATTAAACCTCAAAAATTCACTGGTATTGATTATGTTGTTGAGGGAGATTATTCTTCTGCATCATACCTTTTAGGTGCTGTAGCTATTTTAGGTGGGAAAATAACAGTTAAAAACTTATTTAAGAATTCTAAACAGGGAGATAAATTAATTTTAGAAATTTTAGAAAAAATGGGTTCTAAAATTACTAGTGATAGTGATTCTGTTACATTAACTTCTGATGGAAATCTTAATGGTATTGAAATTGATTTACATAATGCTCCTGATCTTCTTCCAACTGTTTCTGCTTTAAGTGCTTTAGCTAATAGTAATACTTTAATTACTGGTGTTAAACATGCTAGGTATAAAGAAACAGACAGAATAGCTAAGTGTGCAGAGGAACTTTCTAAATTAGGTTGTAATATTAAAGAAAATGAAGATGGTATGGAAATTATTAGTGGGGTAAATTTAGAAAAATCAATTTCAAATAAGGTTACATCTCATAATGATCATAGATTAGCTATGGCTTTTAGCTTAATAGGACTGAAACATGAAATATTTATTGAAAAAGGAGATGTGTTTAATGTTTCTTTCCCTAATTACATTGAATCGATGGGTGAAATTGGGATAGAAATAGATTTGCTTGAAGATGAATGTATTTAA
- a CDS encoding heavy metal-binding domain-containing protein — translation MEYIISTESHIFGYKIIGTKGFVYGLTVRSKAVIGEISDGLKNIVSGKNLSLY, via the coding sequence GTGGAGTATATTATTTCAACTGAAAGTCATATTTTTGGATATAAAATTATAGGAACAAAAGGTTTTGTGTATGGTTTAACAGTTAGAAGTAAGGCTGTTATTGGAGAAATTTCTGATGGACTTAAAAATATTGTGAGTGGAAAAAATTTGAGCTTATATTAA
- a CDS encoding valine--tRNA ligase: MTIDNIPKDYDHKKEKEWQKKWDDDQIYKFLGNGTKPRYIIDTPPPYPTGSIHMGHVLNWVYIDINARYKRLKGFDVLFPQGWDCHGLPTEVKVEENNNIKKNDVSRAEFRNMCVDLTKENIALMKNQMKSIGFSQDWSREYITMTPEYMRKTQTSFLQMYEKGLIYQGIHPVNWCPRCETAIAFAEVEYSSNDTFLNYVKFPSVNEEADNIEDSTSNKNSDSDENGVLIATTRPELMSACVAVVVSPDDDRYTDIIGKEVEVPLSKQKVKVIADNEVDPEFGTGAVMVCTFGDKTDVSWVNKHNLDIIEAIDEKGIMTKSAGRYEGMTLKECKLATVDDLKAEGCIVKQEPVDQNVGQCWRCKTPIEILVKKQWFVAVNKLIDDIKSATNSMNWVPDHMKSRLLNWADSMEWDWCVSRQRIFATPIPVWFCKKCAKVHLPNIEDLPVDPTQTQPSIECDCGSREFRGEEDVLDTWMDSSISPLNIAGWPDPSFKDNFPADLRPQGHDIIRTWAFYTTLRTLALVDEKPFDEIVINGMVFGEDGYKMSKSRGNVIGPEEVIEEYGADALRTWAANSVPGSDVPFDWKDIKYGYKFLRKFWNAFRFISMHIFDENMSNENINIVNNGSNNAIKDKLMPLDKWILSKLNNLNKEVTEAFETYNFATAINSIEKFVWHDFCDEYIEAVKYRLYNDDVTRDSRITAKYTLKTVVETSLKLLSPITPHFADEVYQYFENTNSINIIKWPKLDEDLIDDVFEDNGQLAIETIGEIRRFKSSSKIPLNVPLSEVNIYTNEDLKAVYEEYIDDIKGTLKIHKLDLLVGKPDIHEKVVEVTPAMDKIGPQFKGDAPKIIKYLTSNDPEEIANLLEENEEKGNNGQITIGDNVITNEHVNIVKEVVGKSGKKVDVVQSDNLDVLFEIIK; this comes from the coding sequence ATGACAATAGACAACATTCCTAAAGATTATGATCATAAAAAAGAAAAAGAATGGCAAAAAAAATGGGATGATGATCAAATTTATAAATTCCTTGGTAATGGAACAAAACCAAGGTATATAATTGATACTCCTCCTCCTTATCCAACTGGTTCTATTCATATGGGTCATGTATTAAATTGGGTTTATATTGATATAAATGCAAGATACAAACGTTTAAAAGGTTTTGATGTTTTATTCCCTCAGGGTTGGGATTGTCATGGTCTTCCAACTGAAGTTAAAGTTGAAGAAAACAATAATATTAAGAAAAATGATGTTTCAAGAGCAGAATTTCGTAATATGTGTGTAGATCTTACAAAAGAAAATATAGCTCTTATGAAAAATCAGATGAAGTCTATAGGATTTTCTCAAGATTGGTCAAGAGAATATATCACTATGACTCCTGAGTATATGAGAAAAACTCAAACTTCTTTTCTTCAAATGTATGAAAAAGGTTTAATATATCAAGGTATTCACCCTGTTAATTGGTGTCCTCGCTGTGAAACAGCTATAGCTTTTGCTGAAGTTGAATATAGTAGTAATGATACTTTTTTAAATTATGTTAAATTTCCATCTGTTAATGAAGAAGCTGATAATATTGAAGATTCTACTTCAAATAAAAATTCTGATTCAGATGAAAATGGAGTTTTAATAGCTACAACCCGACCTGAACTCATGTCTGCTTGTGTAGCTGTTGTTGTTAGTCCTGATGATGATAGATATACAGATATTATTGGAAAAGAGGTTGAAGTTCCGCTTTCAAAACAAAAAGTTAAAGTTATAGCTGATAATGAAGTTGATCCTGAATTTGGTACTGGTGCTGTTATGGTTTGTACTTTTGGGGATAAAACTGATGTTTCATGGGTAAATAAACATAATCTTGATATTATTGAAGCAATTGATGAAAAAGGAATTATGACTAAATCTGCTGGAAGATATGAAGGAATGACTTTAAAAGAATGTAAGTTAGCTACTGTTGATGATCTTAAAGCAGAGGGGTGTATTGTTAAACAGGAACCTGTTGATCAAAATGTTGGTCAATGTTGGAGATGTAAAACTCCTATTGAAATTTTGGTTAAAAAACAATGGTTTGTAGCTGTAAATAAATTAATCGATGATATTAAGTCTGCTACTAATTCTATGAATTGGGTTCCAGATCATATGAAAAGCAGACTTCTTAATTGGGCTGATTCTATGGAATGGGATTGGTGTGTTTCAAGACAAAGGATATTTGCTACTCCTATCCCTGTTTGGTTCTGTAAAAAATGTGCTAAAGTCCATCTTCCAAATATTGAAGATTTGCCTGTAGATCCAACTCAAACACAACCATCAATTGAATGTGATTGTGGTTCTCGTGAATTTAGAGGAGAGGAGGATGTGCTTGATACTTGGATGGATAGTTCTATATCTCCATTAAATATTGCTGGATGGCCAGATCCAAGTTTTAAAGATAATTTTCCTGCTGATTTACGTCCACAAGGTCATGATATTATTCGTACATGGGCTTTTTATACCACTCTTAGAACATTAGCTTTAGTTGATGAAAAACCATTTGATGAGATTGTCATTAATGGTATGGTATTTGGAGAAGATGGTTATAAAATGAGCAAATCTCGTGGAAATGTTATAGGTCCTGAAGAGGTTATTGAAGAGTATGGTGCAGATGCTCTTAGAACTTGGGCAGCTAATAGTGTTCCAGGTTCTGATGTTCCTTTTGATTGGAAAGATATTAAATATGGTTATAAATTCCTTAGAAAATTTTGGAATGCTTTTAGATTTATTAGTATGCATATTTTTGATGAAAATATGTCTAATGAAAATATAAATATTGTCAATAATGGATCTAATAACGCTATTAAAGATAAATTAATGCCCTTAGATAAGTGGATACTTTCAAAGTTAAATAATCTTAATAAAGAGGTTACTGAAGCTTTTGAAACTTATAATTTTGCAACAGCTATTAATTCAATTGAAAAATTTGTTTGGCATGATTTTTGTGATGAATATATTGAAGCTGTTAAATATAGGCTTTATAATGATGATGTAACTAGAGATTCTAGAATTACTGCTAAATATACTTTAAAAACTGTTGTTGAAACTTCTTTAAAACTTCTTTCACCTATTACTCCTCATTTTGCTGATGAAGTATATCAATATTTTGAAAATACTAATAGTATAAATATTATTAAATGGCCGAAATTAGATGAAGATCTTATTGATGATGTTTTTGAAGATAATGGTCAATTAGCTATTGAAACTATTGGAGAAATTAGAAGATTTAAATCTTCTTCTAAAATTCCTCTTAATGTTCCTCTATCTGAAGTTAATATTTACACTAATGAAGATTTAAAGGCAGTTTATGAGGAATATATCGATGATATTAAAGGGACTTTAAAGATTCATAAACTTGACTTGTTAGTTGGAAAACCTGATATTCATGAAAAGGTTGTTGAAGTTACTCCTGCTATGGATAAAATAGGTCCTCAATTTAAAGGAGATGCTCCAAAAATTATCAAATATTTAACATCTAATGATCCAGAAGAGATAGCTAATTTATTAGAAGAAAATGAAGAAAAAGGAAATAATGGTCAAATAACGATTGGAGACAATGTTATAACTAATGAACATGTTAATATTGTAAAAGAAGTTGTTGGTAAAAGTGGTAAAAAGGTTGATGTTGTTCAATCAGATAATTTAGATGTTTTATTTGAAATAATTAAATAA
- a CDS encoding STAS domain-containing protein, which translates to MDIKKKIEGNKLVIKVDGRLDTNNSPKLEEELKKDLPETKELVFNFEDLMYISSSGLRVILSTQKIMNKQGSMVIENVHELVMEVFEATGFSDILTIK; encoded by the coding sequence ATGGATATTAAAAAAAAAATTGAAGGTAATAAGCTAGTGATTAAAGTTGATGGTAGATTGGATACAAACAATTCTCCTAAATTAGAAGAAGAATTAAAGAAAGATCTTCCAGAAACTAAAGAATTAGTTTTTAATTTTGAAGATTTAATGTATATATCAAGTTCAGGACTTCGCGTTATTCTTTCAACGCAAAAAATTATGAATAAACAAGGATCTATGGTTATTGAAAATGTCCATGAGTTAGTAATGGAAGTTTTCGAAGCTACAGGCTTTTCTGACATCTTAACAATTAAATAA